In Citrus sinensis cultivar Valencia sweet orange chromosome 2, DVS_A1.0, whole genome shotgun sequence, a single genomic region encodes these proteins:
- the LOC102618094 gene encoding berberine bridge enzyme-like 22 produces MRHIVLVSLLLLLVSRETSSSIQEDFMHCMSTQFGEYTRSFEIIFNQDSSLYSYILQSSVQNPRYLNATTPKPLLIITPFHESEIQAAVFCSKNHDLQIRVRSGGHDYEGLSYLCRTPFIIIDLINMRSIEINLEDETAWVQSGANLGELYYALAMKSLVHGFPAGLCPTVGIGGHLGGGGFGTLLRKYGLAADQVVDAYLIDVNGRILDRRAMGEDLFWAIRGGGGSSFGIILSWKIKLVRVPETVTSFTVLKTLEQGALELVHRWQYIAPKFHEDLFIRILIVHVGNGDQKTIHANFNSLFLGKIDRLIPLMNQSFPELGLRAEDCTEMSWVESTVYFAGFSKGSPLEMLLDKKQLFKSMFKAKSDFVTEPIPFHALEGIWGRLLEEEMAIMIMDPFGGKMNEILESEVPFPHRNGVLYNIQYMVKWEANGVMASNRHIHWIRSLYKYMAPYVSRSPRAAYINYRDLDLGTNKLQNASYSEAAAWGIKYFKSNFKRLALVKSKVDPGNFFRNEQSIPPFGEIKHL; encoded by the coding sequence ATGAGGCATATTGTTCTAGTTTCTCTGCTTTTGCTTTTAGTTTCACGGGAGACTTCGAGTTCTATCCAAGAAGATTTCATGCACTGCATGTCAACCCAATTCGGTGAATACACCAGAAGCTTCGAAATCATTTTCAACCAAGATTCCTCTTTGTACTCGTATATCTTGCAGTCTTCTGTGCAGAATCCTAGATACTTGAATGCCACAACCCCAAAACCTCTTCTTATAATTACGCCTTTCCATGAGTCTGAAATCCAGGCTGCTGTTTTTTGTAGCAAAAACCATGACTTGCAAATCAGAGTTCGAAGCGGCGGCCATGACTACGAAGGCCTGTCTTACCTCTGCCGAACCCCATTTATCATCATTGATCTTATTAACATGAGATCAATTGAGATCAATTTAGAAGATGAAACAGCTTGGGTGCAATCTGGGGCAAATCTCGGTGAGCTTTACTATGCACTAGCTATGAAAAGTTTAGTTCATGGCTTTCCTGCCGGGCTTTGTCCTACTGTGGGGATTGGTGGACATCTTGGTGGAGGTGGATTTGGGACAttgttgagaaaatatggGCTTGCAGCTGACCAAGTTGTTGATGCTTACTTGATAGATGTTAATGGAAGAATTCTTGATAGAAGAGCAATGGGAGAGGACTTATTTTGGGCCATTAGAGGAGGAGGCGGATCAAGCTTTGGCATCATACTTTCCTGGAAAATCAAGCTGGTTCGAGTTCCAGAAACTGTGACAAGTTTTACGGTTTTAAAAACATTGGAACAAGGTGCCTTAGAGCTTGTTCACAGATGGCAATATATTGCACCTAAATTCCATGAAGATCTATTCATCAGAATTCTCATTGTACATGTGGGTAATGGAGATCAGAAAACAATCCATGCCAACTTCAACTCACTCTTTCTGGGTAAAATTGACAGATTAATCCCATTGATGAATCAAAGTTTTCCTGAGTTAGGATTGCGGGCTGAAGATTGTACAGAAATGAGTTGGGTTGAATCTACTGTCTACTTTGCTGGATTTTCCAAAGGGTCTCCTTTGGAAATGCTACTGGACAAGAAACAACTTTTCAAGAGCATGTTCAAAGCAAAATCCGACTTTGTGACAGAACCAATACCATTTCATGCCCTTGAAGGAATATGGGGGAGGCTTTTGGAAGAAGAGATGGCTATAATGATAATGGATCCTTTTGGTGGAAAGatgaatgaaattttagaatctGAAGTTCCTTTTCCTCACAGAAATGGTGTTCTGTATAACATACAGTACATGGTGAAATGGGAAGCCAATGGAGTTATGGCATCAAACAGGCACATACATTGGATCAGGTCTCTGTACAAATACATGGCACCATATGTTTCCAGGTCTCCCAGGGCAGCGTATATTAATTACAGGGATCTCGACTTGGGAACCAACAAGCTGCAAAATGCAAGCTACTCCGAAGCAGCTGCTTGGGGTATCAAGTATTTCAAGAGTAACTTCAAGAGACTAGCTCTGGTGAAGAGCAAGGTTGATCCTGGTAATTTCTTCAGAAATGAGCAGAGTATTCCACCATTTGGGGAAATAAAACACTTATAG